The segment CCTTTAATGCCAAATATTTATATACTCATATATTCCCTTTTGCCAAAAAAATTCCTCCCCTTGTTCTTACAAAAGGTCGATATTGTAGCTTAAACGTATAAACCCATAACTTTACCAGCCTTAGAACCATAAGTTTGCCATAAATATAATTAAAATCCCCTGTTTTTATAGGGGGATTAATTCTTATAAAGTATGCATTTTGATCAGCTGTCATTTCATTAATCAAGAGTAATTTGGGGATAGCTTTTTATGGAGGCAACCAATATGCAGTAACACTTAGGCATATTGATATGAACAGCAAAACAACAGTTAAGAATGTTAACCACAGAAAGGTCATTAGTGGCGAGTTACAAATTCAAATTTATATAAACCTCATTAATCTCTTCCTGAGTTATTCCTATATACCGAAGCGTAATCGCTGGTGAACTATGATTAAATATCCGCATCAGCAGCGTGATATCAATACCCTGCTTATACGCCCAGTACCCAAAGGTTTTCCTGAGCGTATGCGTACCAATGGATCCTTTAATTTTTGCAATCCTGCATGCTTCATTAATAACTCTATAGGCTTGCACCCTGGAAATAGCCTTATTATCACCCTTCCGGCTGCTGAAAAAAAACTTTTCCGGCCAGTGATCAATTTCTTTCATATACTCATTTACTGCTCTCTTCACACTCTTATTAATAGAAAACGTCTTCGTCTTCCCGGTCTTAGCTTCCTTAATTCTAATTACATCCAAGACATTACCCCTATCATCAACCAAATCTTTAAACTTCAATTTAAGCAAGTCACTGATCCGTAGGCCAACAATAATCCCCATTACAAACAGTAAATAATCCCT is part of the Metallumcola ferriviriculae genome and harbors:
- a CDS encoding tyrosine-type recombinase/integrase, translating into MGIIVGLRISDLLKLKFKDLVDDRGNVLDVIRIKEAKTGKTKTFSINKSVKRAVNEYMKEIDHWPEKFFFSSRKGDNKAISRVQAYRVINEACRIAKIKGSIGTHTLRKTFGYWAYKQGIDITLLMRIFNHSSPAITLRYIGITQEEINEVYINLNL